A single genomic interval of Burkholderia sp. HI2500 harbors:
- the flgE gene encoding flagellar hook protein FlgE, with amino-acid sequence MGYQQGLSGLAGAANHLDVIGNNIANANTVGYKQGRANFADMYANSVATSTNTQIGIGTRLTSVQQQFGQGTINTTKSSLDIAINGNGFFQMSNNGVTTYSRDGVFHRDKSGAIVDAQNRNLMGYAAGPGGAINTAATVPLQAPTTNIAPQATTKVTGQFNLNSQDKVPAKTPFNAGDNTTYNYNSSIQVYDTLGGSQQVSMYFAKNAAGTWQAYAGVQGQTPTNLGTVTFDASGRISSTTSAATGQPTPSLGQFAFSIPNASGGANPQNLTLDLTGTTQFGGKSGVNNLAQDGFASGTLTTFSIGSDGKLTGNYSNGQSAVLGLIALANFNNPNGLENIGGNQYVETTASGVPQISAPGSTNHGTLQGSALENSNVNLTTELVNLIKAQRDYQANAQTIKTQQAVDQTLLNMR; translated from the coding sequence ATGGGCTATCAACAGGGCTTGAGCGGGTTGGCCGGCGCGGCGAACCATCTCGACGTGATCGGCAACAACATCGCGAACGCGAACACGGTTGGCTACAAGCAGGGTCGAGCGAACTTCGCCGACATGTACGCGAACTCGGTCGCGACGTCGACCAACACGCAGATCGGCATCGGCACGCGGCTCACGTCGGTGCAGCAACAATTCGGCCAGGGGACGATCAACACGACGAAGTCGTCGCTCGACATCGCGATCAACGGCAACGGCTTCTTCCAGATGTCGAACAACGGCGTGACGACGTACTCGCGTGACGGCGTATTCCACCGCGACAAGAGCGGCGCCATCGTCGACGCGCAGAACCGCAACCTGATGGGCTATGCGGCAGGGCCGGGCGGCGCGATCAACACCGCGGCGACCGTGCCGCTGCAAGCGCCGACCACCAACATCGCGCCGCAGGCGACGACGAAGGTCACCGGCCAGTTCAACCTGAACTCGCAGGACAAGGTGCCGGCCAAGACGCCGTTCAACGCGGGCGACAACACCACGTACAACTACAATTCGTCGATCCAGGTGTACGACACGCTCGGTGGCTCGCAACAGGTGTCGATGTATTTCGCGAAGAACGCGGCAGGTACCTGGCAGGCCTACGCGGGCGTGCAGGGCCAGACGCCGACGAATCTCGGCACCGTCACGTTCGACGCATCGGGCCGGATCAGCTCGACGACGTCGGCCGCAACCGGCCAGCCGACGCCGAGCCTCGGCCAGTTCGCGTTCTCGATCCCCAACGCGTCGGGCGGCGCCAATCCGCAAAACCTGACGCTCGACCTGACCGGCACGACGCAGTTCGGCGGGAAAAGCGGCGTGAACAACCTCGCACAGGATGGCTTCGCGAGCGGCACGCTGACGACGTTCTCGATCGGCAGCGACGGCAAGCTCACCGGCAATTACTCGAACGGCCAGAGCGCGGTGCTCGGCCTGATCGCGCTCGCGAACTTCAACAACCCGAACGGGCTCGAGAACATCGGCGGCAACCAGTATGTGGAAACCACCGCGTCGGGCGTGCCGCAGATCTCCGCGCCGGGCAGCACGAACCACGGCACGCTGCAGGGGAGCGCGCTGGAAAACTCGAACGTCAACCTGACGACCGAGCTCGTGAACCTGATCAAGGCGCAGCGCGATTACCAGGCCAACGCGCAGACGATCAAGACCCAGCAGGCCGTCGACCAGACGCTCCTGAACATGCGCTGA
- the asd gene encoding aspartate-semialdehyde dehydrogenase, which yields MNVGLVGWRGMVGSVLMQRMQEEGDFDLIEPVFFSTSNTGGKAPSFAKNETTLKDATNVDELKKCDVIITCQGGDYTNDVFPKLRAAGWNGYWIDAASSLRMKDDAVIILDPVNLDVIKDALVKGQKNFIGGNCTVSLMLMALGGLFRENLVDWMTAMTYQAASGAGAQNMRELLAQMGTLNGAVQAQLADPASAILDIDRRVLAAMNSDAMPTSNFGVPLAGSLIPWIDKDLGNGMSKEEWKGGAETNKILGKPAMGEPGSIPVDGLCVRIGAMRCHSQALTIKLNKDVPLDEINGILASANDWVKVVPNEREASMRDLSPANVTGTLTVPVGRLRKLAMGGEYLSAFTVGDQLLWGAAEPLRRMLRILLDK from the coding sequence ATGAACGTAGGTCTCGTAGGTTGGCGCGGCATGGTCGGCAGCGTCCTGATGCAGCGCATGCAGGAAGAGGGCGATTTCGACCTGATCGAACCGGTGTTTTTCAGCACCAGCAACACGGGCGGCAAAGCGCCGTCGTTCGCGAAAAACGAGACTACGCTCAAGGACGCGACCAACGTCGACGAGCTGAAGAAGTGCGACGTGATCATCACGTGCCAGGGCGGCGACTACACGAACGACGTGTTCCCGAAGCTGCGCGCGGCCGGCTGGAACGGCTACTGGATCGATGCGGCATCGTCGCTGCGGATGAAGGACGACGCGGTCATCATCCTCGATCCGGTCAACCTCGACGTGATCAAGGACGCGCTGGTCAAGGGCCAGAAGAATTTCATCGGCGGCAACTGCACGGTCAGCCTGATGCTGATGGCGCTCGGCGGCCTGTTCCGCGAGAACCTCGTCGACTGGATGACGGCGATGACCTACCAGGCCGCATCGGGCGCGGGCGCGCAGAACATGCGCGAGCTGCTGGCGCAGATGGGCACGCTGAACGGCGCGGTTCAGGCGCAGCTCGCCGATCCGGCTTCCGCGATCCTCGACATCGACCGCCGCGTGCTGGCCGCGATGAACAGCGACGCGATGCCGACGAGCAACTTCGGCGTGCCGCTCGCCGGCTCGCTGATTCCGTGGATCGACAAGGATCTCGGTAACGGGATGTCGAAGGAAGAGTGGAAGGGCGGCGCGGAAACCAACAAGATCCTCGGCAAGCCGGCGATGGGCGAGCCGGGTTCGATCCCGGTCGACGGCCTGTGCGTGCGAATCGGCGCAATGCGCTGCCACTCGCAGGCACTGACGATCAAGCTGAACAAGGACGTGCCGCTCGACGAGATCAACGGCATCCTCGCATCGGCGAACGACTGGGTGAAGGTCGTGCCGAACGAGCGTGAAGCGTCGATGCGCGACCTGTCGCCGGCGAACGTCACGGGCACGCTGACGGTGCCGGTCGGCCGCCTGCGCAAGCTCGCGATGGGCGGTGAATACCTGTCGGCGTTCACGGTCGGCGACCAGCTGCTGTGGGGCGCGGCCGAGCCGCTGCGCCGCATGCTGCGCATCCTGCTCGACAAGTAA
- the leuB gene encoding 3-isopropylmalate dehydrogenase, which yields MKIAVLPGDGIGPEIVNEAVKVLNALDEKFELEQAPVGGAGYEASGHPLPDATLTLAKEADAILFGAVGDWKYDSLERALRPEQAILGLRKHLELFANFRPAICYPQLVDASPLKPELVAGLDILIVRELNGDIYFGQPRGVRAAPDGLFAGEREGFDTMRYSEPEVRRIAHVAFQAARKRAKKLLSVDKANVLETSQFWRDIMIDVSKEYADVELSHMYVDNAAMQLAKAPKQFDVIVTGNMFGDILSDEASMLTGSIGMLPSASLDKNNKGLYEPSHGSAPDIAGKGIANPLATILSAAMMLRYSLNRAEQADRIERAVKTVLEQGYRTGDIATPGCLQVGTTAMGDAVVAAL from the coding sequence ATGAAGATTGCAGTGCTGCCCGGCGACGGCATCGGTCCGGAAATCGTCAATGAAGCGGTGAAGGTGCTGAACGCACTCGACGAGAAGTTCGAACTCGAACAGGCGCCGGTCGGCGGCGCGGGCTACGAGGCAAGCGGCCATCCGCTGCCCGACGCGACGCTGACGCTCGCGAAGGAAGCCGACGCGATCCTGTTCGGCGCCGTGGGCGACTGGAAGTACGACTCGCTCGAGCGCGCGCTGCGCCCCGAGCAGGCGATCCTCGGGCTGCGCAAGCACCTCGAGCTGTTCGCGAACTTCCGCCCGGCGATCTGCTATCCGCAGCTCGTCGATGCCTCGCCGCTGAAGCCCGAGCTGGTCGCGGGCCTCGACATCCTGATCGTGCGCGAACTGAACGGCGACATCTACTTCGGCCAGCCGCGCGGCGTGCGCGCCGCACCGGACGGCCTGTTCGCGGGCGAGCGCGAAGGCTTCGACACGATGCGCTATTCGGAACCGGAAGTGCGCCGCATCGCGCACGTCGCGTTCCAGGCGGCCCGCAAGCGCGCGAAGAAGCTGCTGTCGGTCGACAAGGCGAACGTGCTCGAGACGTCGCAGTTCTGGCGCGACATCATGATCGACGTGTCGAAGGAATACGCGGACGTCGAGCTGTCGCACATGTACGTCGACAACGCGGCGATGCAGCTCGCGAAGGCGCCGAAGCAGTTCGACGTGATCGTCACCGGCAACATGTTCGGCGACATCCTGTCGGATGAAGCGTCGATGCTGACGGGCTCGATCGGCATGCTGCCGTCGGCGTCGCTCGACAAGAACAACAAGGGCCTGTACGAGCCGTCGCACGGTTCGGCGCCGGACATCGCGGGCAAGGGCATCGCGAATCCGCTCGCGACGATCCTGTCGGCCGCGATGATGCTGCGCTACTCGCTGAATCGCGCGGAGCAGGCCGATCGCATCGAGCGTGCGGTGAAAACGGTGCTCGAACAGGGCTACCGCACGGGCGATATCGCGACGCCGGGTTGCCTGCAGGTCGGCACGACGGCGATGGGCGACGCGGTGGTCGCGGCGCTGTAA